A single Uloborus diversus isolate 005 chromosome 7, Udiv.v.3.1, whole genome shotgun sequence DNA region contains:
- the LOC129226743 gene encoding protein FAM166B-like: MKHECDCPPHPIFCVAENKQSRNSSVPKLPDIKPSDPYFLPGYTGCTPKTGPQRLFEYGKTYGHYTHRQLSDHPIGGSRLCQLPQDQYIKPVETELNPLHNDCCTDPVVETVEVLPEVPEGTFCNPHRSIEPHFIPGYTGFVPGSGIKRSNGIGETYGRMSHILLCKNDIAGNRLRPIYEPLPNEILREEDMKFFCNRHELNRIDIRRRVGSLPGYAEHIPRAWLRHGKNSTTIANNCIAEFEKMLNG, translated from the coding sequence ATGAAACACGAATGCGATTGTCCTCCTCATCCTATATTTTGTGTTGCTGAAAATAAGCAAAGTCGAAATTCTTCTGTACCTAAACTCCCAGATATAAAGCCATCAGATCCTTATTTTTTACCCGGATACACTGGATGTACTCCAAAAACCGGTCCTCAGAGGCTGTTTGAGTACGGAAAAACCTATGGCCATTACACGCATAGGCAACTATCTGATCATCCTATTGGTGGTAGCCGGTTGTGTCAACTACCACAAGATCAATACATCAAGCCAGTAGAGACTGAATTAAATCCTCTTCATAATGACTGCTGCACAGATCCAGTAGTTGAGACAGTTGAAGTGCTTCCCGAAGTCCCGGAAGGAACATTCTGTAACCCGCACAGATCTATAGAGCCTCATTTCATTCCCGGATATACTGGATTTGTTCCTGGTTCTGGGATAAAAAGATCCAATGGGATTGGTGAAACATACGGTCGCATGTCTCATATACTTTTGTGCAAGAATGACATTGCAGGAAACCGGCTAAGACCTATATATGAACCACTTCCTAATGAAATTCTAAGAGAGGAGGAtatgaagtttttctgcaatagACATGAGCTAAATAGAATCGATATTAGACGCAGAGTTGGGAGCTTACCGGGGTATGCGGAGCACATTCCAAGAGCCTGGCTACGTCACGGAAAAAATTCAACAACCATTGCCAATAATTGTATAGCAGAATTCGAAAAAATGCTTAACGGTTAA